Proteins from a genomic interval of Ndongobacter massiliensis:
- a CDS encoding ATP-binding protein, with the protein MIIRPYYLEILKTYRDVPLVKLLAGIRRCGKSTILEMLKNDLIGSGISADHVIQLRYTWEELDDSMTAKQMYREIKEKMTDDGRYYLLLDEVQEVDGWEKAVNSLLEDSNTDIYVTGSNSKLMSSEISTYLTGRYISIPVFTLSFAEYLEFKKDSGRATKELLNEYIRMGGFPIVALGNFDERSSYQIVEGIYNSVITIDITKRHNIANFDLFNRVVKYVVENVGKTFSANAIVKFLKSEGRSLSVEAVYNYLEWMEKAFVIYRCQRYDMQGKTVLKTQEKFYLADASIKYCMMGFNPKSVAAMLENIVYFELRRRGYYVYIGKNATKEIDFVAVRRDERIYVQVCRNLPEESDREVVNLLAVKDHYPKYVVTLDELAAGNINGVKIVHLADFLLSRDY; encoded by the coding sequence ATGATCATCAGGCCATACTATTTGGAAATACTGAAAACCTATCGGGATGTTCCGTTGGTGAAGCTCCTTGCCGGAATTCGCCGCTGTGGAAAATCGACCATTTTGGAGATGCTGAAAAACGACCTGATCGGCAGCGGCATTTCGGCAGACCATGTGATTCAACTACGCTATACCTGGGAGGAGCTGGACGACAGCATGACCGCCAAGCAGATGTACCGGGAGATCAAAGAGAAAATGACCGATGACGGGCGTTATTATCTTCTTTTGGACGAAGTGCAAGAGGTGGATGGCTGGGAAAAGGCAGTCAACAGTTTGCTGGAAGATTCCAATACCGACATTTATGTAACCGGCTCCAATTCCAAGCTGATGTCTAGCGAGATTTCCACCTATCTGACAGGACGCTATATTTCTATTCCTGTCTTCACCCTGTCCTTTGCTGAATATCTCGAGTTTAAGAAGGACAGCGGTCGCGCAACAAAAGAGCTTTTGAACGAATATATCCGCATGGGCGGTTTTCCCATTGTTGCGCTCGGAAACTTCGATGAGCGTTCGTCCTATCAGATCGTCGAGGGAATATACAATTCCGTCATCACGATCGACATCACCAAGCGGCACAATATTGCGAATTTTGACCTGTTCAACCGTGTGGTGAAGTATGTTGTGGAGAATGTCGGAAAGACCTTTTCCGCCAATGCCATCGTGAAATTCCTAAAAAGTGAAGGACGCTCCCTCTCGGTGGAAGCGGTCTATAACTATCTGGAATGGATGGAAAAGGCTTTCGTGATCTATCGCTGCCAGCGGTACGATATGCAGGGTAAGACCGTCCTGAAAACGCAGGAGAAGTTCTACCTCGCGGATGCTTCTATCAAATACTGCATGATGGGTTTTAATCCGAAATCAGTTGCCGCCATGCTGGAAAACATCGTGTACTTCGAGCTTCGGCGAAGGGGCTATTATGTGTATATCGGAAAAAATGCCACTAAAGAGATCGACTTCGTGGCCGTGCGTCGGGACGAGCGGATTTATGTGCAAGTGTGCCGCAATCTGCCAGAGGAGTCTGACCGCGAGGTCGTCAACCTGCTTGCGGTCAAAGACCATTATCCGAAATATGTGGTGACGCTGGATGAACTTGCTGCAGGCAATATCAATGGAGTCAAGATCGTGCATCTGGCAGATTTTCTGTTGAGCAGAGATTACTAA
- a CDS encoding alcohol dehydrogenase catalytic domain-containing protein: MAMKALILKEPRCLEYKERPYPICGIDQVTVHVDAVGICGSDIGAILGKNPMFTFPRVLGHEVAGTVVDVGANVHAMTIGDRVCLMPCIACGSCHACRRGHTNSCEALRLYGVHEDGGLQEFLTAPEVNWIKIPFNAKMEEIAIIEPLTIGAHAVAKLELCPDDKVLVIGAGPIGTGCAVNAKIYGAKVTLADTSEFRRKFVSERFHIDVLDPKSYDYEEALNYITVGEMFDAVIDTTAAKSSMENDWRWIANGGKIVFVGIYNGKLEIEDLQFHLKEPTLYTTRNSILADYNRVIQCWQRGRINLGDFISNVVTFNRAAEEIHQWLLPRSSFFKGVVKFP, from the coding sequence ATGGCAATGAAAGCCTTAATCCTGAAGGAACCACGATGTCTTGAATATAAAGAACGTCCCTACCCGATTTGTGGAATAGATCAAGTGACAGTTCATGTCGATGCCGTCGGCATCTGTGGCTCAGATATCGGAGCAATCCTTGGAAAGAATCCAATGTTCACCTTTCCGCGTGTTCTCGGTCATGAAGTTGCGGGGACAGTCGTAGATGTAGGTGCAAATGTTCATGCGATGACTATTGGCGATAGAGTATGTCTCATGCCCTGCATTGCATGCGGCAGCTGTCACGCATGCCGGCGTGGACATACGAATAGCTGTGAGGCACTACGCCTTTATGGCGTTCATGAAGATGGCGGTCTTCAGGAATTTTTGACTGCTCCAGAAGTAAACTGGATAAAAATTCCATTTAATGCGAAAATGGAAGAAATTGCAATAATTGAACCACTTACAATTGGTGCTCATGCTGTTGCTAAATTGGAACTTTGCCCTGATGATAAAGTATTAGTAATTGGAGCAGGGCCTATAGGCACAGGTTGCGCAGTCAATGCAAAAATCTATGGCGCAAAAGTTACTTTAGCAGATACAAGTGAATTTCGAAGAAAGTTTGTTTCAGAGCGTTTTCATATTGACGTTTTAGACCCTAAGTCTTATGATTACGAAGAAGCATTAAATTATATTACTGTTGGGGAGATGTTTGATGCAGTAATTGACACTACAGCTGCTAAAAGCTCTATGGAAAACGATTGGAGATGGATTGCAAATGGAGGAAAGATTGTTTTTGTCGGCATTTATAATGGCAAGCTGGAAATAGAAGATCTTCAATTTCATTTGAAAGAGCCAACTCTCTATACGACGCGCAATTCTATTCTTGCAGACTATAATCGCGTAATTCAGTGTTGGCAACGTGGCAGGATAAATCTTGGCGATTTTATTTCTAATGTTGTCACTTTTAATCGCGCGGCTGAAGAAATCCATCAATGGCTTCTCCCAAGATCGAGTTTTTTTAAGGGCGTGGTGAAATTTCCATAA
- the nifJ gene encoding pyruvate:ferredoxin (flavodoxin) oxidoreductase, with amino-acid sequence MAQQFKTMDGNQAAAYVSYAFTEVATIYPITPSSPMPEHVDTWAAHGQKNIFGKPVNVVEMQSEAGAAGAVHGSLAAGALTTTYTASQGLLLMIPDMFKIAGEHLPGVFHVAARALATHALSIYGDHQDINAARMTGFAFLCSNSVQEAMDLAAVAHLSAIKGSVPFCHFFDGFRTSHEIQKIQVWDYKDLAEMTDFEAVQNFRDRSLNPERPQTMGTAQAPDIYFQNAEASNQAYIDIVPIVEDYMAQVSEKTGRSYHLFDYYGAPDAEYVAVLMGSACEAMEQVIDHLQEKGEKVGMVKVRLYRPFSEKHFLAAVPKTAKRIAVLDRTKEKGAIGEPLYLDVRGAFYESDRHPMVIGGRYGLGSKDTTPTDLLAVFRNLQAEEPKEHFTISIEDDVTNLSLDRSEKLHIAEPGTTRCKFWGFGSDGTVGANKQAIKIIGDNTDMYAQGYFDYDSKKSGGLTVSHLRFGKTPIRATYLLDEADYISCSKQAYVHQYDLLKGLKDGGTFLLNCTWEPDELESHLPAKMKRYLAEHEISFYIVNASKIAQELGLGSRTNMIIQSAFFNLSGVLPIEDAVGYLKDSIVKSYGHKGDDIVQMNYAAVDAGLHSVVKIDVPAAWKDAKDEEVDEADVPPFIRDVVFPMLRQEGNDLPVSAFMDRANGKWEQGTSQHEKRGIALYVPEWQIENCIQCNQCSYVCPHGVIRPFLLNEEEVANAPESFASKKAIGKGMEGLNFRIQVSTLDCTGCGNCADICPAKNKALVMKPLEQVYEAQKGNWEYANEVVGYKDQIMDASTVKGSQFRKPLLEFSGACAGCGETPYARLVTQLFGDRMLIANATGCSSIWGASAPSTPYTTNACGQGPSWGNSLFEDAAEYGYGMLLATESNRALVATRMEEFLSRKVDSAWNERFQAWLDGREEVEASKAATVEILNAADEKVGDEEAQRLIEEVLALKDYMVKKSVWIFGGDGWAFDIGYGGLDHVLASGKNINILVMNTEVYSNTGGQSSKATPLAAIAQFAASGKRVTSKDLGLMQAQYGYVYTAQIAMGANHNQTLKALREAESYNGPSLVIAYAPCINHGIRIGMGKSQLREKQAVECGYWHLWRYDPRRVEEGKNPFQLDSKEPTADFREFIMGEVRYSSLKRNFPEAAEELYAEAEKAAKERYEKYVRMAKIEY; translated from the coding sequence ATGGCGCAACAATTTAAAACCATGGATGGAAACCAGGCGGCGGCGTACGTCTCGTATGCTTTCACTGAGGTCGCGACAATTTATCCGATCACTCCATCCTCGCCGATGCCGGAACATGTGGACACATGGGCGGCGCATGGGCAGAAGAATATTTTTGGGAAACCCGTTAATGTGGTGGAAATGCAATCCGAAGCGGGTGCGGCAGGTGCCGTGCACGGTTCGTTAGCCGCTGGTGCTCTCACAACTACATATACCGCATCGCAGGGCTTGTTACTTATGATTCCGGATATGTTTAAGATTGCCGGAGAACATCTGCCGGGCGTCTTTCACGTCGCGGCGCGTGCGCTCGCAACCCACGCCCTTTCAATTTACGGCGACCATCAAGACATCAACGCGGCGCGCATGACCGGCTTCGCATTTTTGTGCTCCAACTCCGTGCAGGAAGCGATGGATCTGGCGGCAGTGGCGCATCTGTCGGCGATCAAAGGGTCTGTGCCTTTCTGTCATTTCTTTGACGGTTTCCGCACGTCCCACGAGATTCAGAAAATTCAAGTCTGGGATTACAAAGATCTGGCAGAAATGACGGATTTTGAGGCCGTACAGAATTTCCGCGATCGCAGTTTGAATCCGGAACGCCCGCAAACGATGGGCACGGCACAGGCACCGGATATCTATTTCCAGAATGCCGAAGCGTCGAACCAGGCGTATATCGACATCGTGCCGATTGTCGAAGACTACATGGCTCAAGTGTCGGAAAAAACGGGGCGCAGCTACCACCTCTTTGATTACTACGGTGCGCCGGATGCGGAATATGTTGCCGTTTTGATGGGCTCCGCTTGCGAGGCGATGGAGCAGGTCATCGATCATCTGCAGGAAAAGGGCGAAAAGGTCGGCATGGTCAAGGTTCGCCTCTATCGTCCGTTCAGCGAAAAGCACTTCCTTGCAGCGGTACCGAAGACCGCCAAGCGCATTGCCGTGCTTGACCGCACGAAGGAAAAAGGCGCCATCGGCGAGCCGCTGTATCTGGATGTGCGCGGCGCTTTCTATGAGTCGGATCGCCACCCGATGGTCATCGGGGGACGCTACGGACTCGGTTCGAAGGATACGACGCCGACGGACTTGTTGGCAGTATTCCGCAATCTGCAGGCGGAAGAGCCGAAAGAGCACTTTACCATCAGCATCGAAGATGACGTGACCAACCTGTCGTTAGACCGTTCGGAAAAACTCCATATTGCCGAACCGGGCACGACGCGCTGCAAGTTCTGGGGCTTCGGCTCGGATGGCACGGTCGGCGCAAATAAGCAGGCGATCAAAATTATCGGTGACAACACGGACATGTACGCACAGGGCTATTTCGACTATGATTCGAAGAAGTCGGGCGGCTTGACGGTATCGCACCTGCGTTTCGGCAAGACGCCGATTCGCGCAACCTATTTGCTCGATGAGGCGGATTATATTTCCTGTTCAAAACAGGCCTATGTGCATCAGTACGATCTGCTCAAGGGACTGAAGGACGGCGGTACTTTCCTGCTCAACTGTACCTGGGAGCCGGACGAATTGGAAAGCCATCTACCGGCGAAGATGAAGCGCTATCTCGCAGAACACGAGATTTCTTTCTACATTGTCAATGCATCAAAGATTGCGCAGGAACTCGGACTGGGCAGCCGTACGAACATGATTATTCAGTCAGCGTTCTTCAACCTCTCCGGAGTGCTTCCGATTGAGGATGCCGTGGGTTATTTGAAAGACTCGATCGTAAAGTCGTATGGGCACAAGGGCGACGATATCGTGCAGATGAACTATGCAGCGGTGGATGCCGGCCTGCATTCGGTTGTTAAAATCGACGTACCGGCGGCGTGGAAAGATGCCAAAGACGAAGAAGTTGATGAGGCGGATGTGCCGCCGTTCATTCGCGACGTCGTGTTCCCGATGCTGCGTCAGGAAGGCAATGACCTGCCGGTTTCGGCCTTTATGGACCGTGCCAACGGAAAGTGGGAACAGGGAACGTCGCAGCACGAAAAGCGCGGCATTGCGCTCTATGTACCGGAATGGCAGATCGAAAACTGCATTCAGTGCAATCAGTGCTCGTATGTTTGCCCGCATGGCGTCATTCGCCCCTTCCTGTTGAATGAAGAGGAAGTCGCCAATGCGCCCGAGTCCTTTGCTTCCAAAAAAGCGATCGGCAAGGGCATGGAAGGCCTTAATTTCCGCATTCAGGTGTCTACGCTCGACTGTACGGGCTGCGGAAACTGTGCAGACATTTGCCCGGCGAAGAACAAAGCGCTTGTTATGAAACCGCTGGAGCAAGTTTATGAAGCCCAAAAGGGCAACTGGGAATACGCGAACGAGGTGGTTGGTTACAAAGACCAGATCATGGATGCGAGCACGGTCAAGGGTTCGCAGTTCCGCAAGCCGCTGCTTGAGTTCTCGGGTGCATGCGCCGGCTGTGGCGAGACGCCGTATGCAAGGTTGGTCACGCAGTTGTTTGGCGATCGGATGTTGATTGCCAATGCGACGGGCTGCTCGTCCATTTGGGGTGCGTCCGCTCCGTCGACGCCGTATACAACGAATGCCTGTGGACAAGGACCGTCCTGGGGCAACTCCCTCTTTGAGGATGCGGCGGAATATGGCTACGGCATGTTGTTGGCAACGGAGAGCAACCGCGCTCTGGTCGCAACGCGGATGGAAGAATTCCTCAGCCGCAAAGTGGATAGCGCGTGGAATGAACGCTTCCAGGCGTGGCTCGACGGTCGCGAAGAGGTCGAAGCTTCCAAGGCGGCGACGGTTGAAATCCTCAACGCTGCGGACGAAAAGGTCGGCGATGAGGAAGCGCAGCGCTTGATTGAAGAAGTGCTTGCCCTCAAAGACTACATGGTGAAGAAATCCGTCTGGATCTTTGGTGGCGACGGCTGGGCTTTCGATATCGGGTACGGCGGTTTGGATCATGTCCTTGCTTCCGGCAAAAATATCAACATCCTCGTTATGAATACCGAGGTGTACTCCAACACCGGCGGGCAGTCCTCCAAGGCGACGCCGCTCGCAGCGATCGCGCAATTTGCCGCTTCCGGTAAGCGCGTGACGTCCAAGGATCTGGGGCTGATGCAGGCGCAGTACGGTTATGTGTATACAGCGCAAATTGCGATGGGCGCCAATCACAATCAGACGCTCAAAGCACTGCGTGAGGCGGAGAGCTACAATGGACCGTCTCTGGTCATCGCGTATGCACCGTGCATTAACCATGGAATCCGCATCGGCATGGGCAAGAGCCAGCTCCGTGAGAAGCAGGCTGTGGAATGTGGATATTGGCATCTGTGGCGCTACGACCCGCGCCGAGTCGAAGAGGGCAAGAACCCCTTCCAATTGGATTCCAAAGAGCCGACGGCAGATTTCCGCGAATTCATCATGGGCGAAGTGCGTTACTCTTCCCTGAAGCGCAATTTCCCGGAAGCTGCCGAAGAGCTGTATGCGGAAGCGGAAAAAGCCGCCAAGGAGCGCTACGAGAAGTACGTGCGCATGGCGAAGATCGAGTACTGA
- a CDS encoding SDR family oxidoreductase has protein sequence METHQSMVLQDMSLKGKVALITGGGSGIGSGITKGLAEAGASIACVYNHHKPANMQQYVESIGGEFFAIHADISRMENLSRIIEKTISHYKRLDILVNNAGICPRSSAIDYTEEMWDQVIQLDTKSVFFLSQLAAKQYIKQGTGGKIINLASMLSFLGGFNTTAYTASKHAIVGLTRVMASEWGSLGINVNAIAPGWIKTNLSAALVEDQYRYNSVKARIPQGYWGTPDMFKGIAVLLASDAGNYINGATIPVDGGYLTK, from the coding sequence ATGGAGACACATCAGTCAATGGTACTGCAAGATATGTCCCTTAAAGGAAAAGTTGCATTAATTACTGGTGGTGGCTCAGGTATTGGTAGTGGAATAACAAAAGGCCTTGCCGAAGCAGGCGCGTCCATTGCTTGTGTATACAACCATCATAAACCGGCGAATATGCAGCAGTATGTAGAAAGTATTGGTGGAGAATTTTTTGCGATTCATGCTGACATTAGCAGGATGGAGAATCTTTCGCGCATAATTGAGAAAACGATCTCTCATTATAAGCGTCTTGACATTCTGGTTAATAACGCTGGAATCTGTCCGCGTTCTTCTGCAATTGACTACACGGAGGAAATGTGGGATCAGGTTATTCAGCTCGATACAAAGTCTGTGTTCTTCCTCTCACAGCTTGCCGCAAAACAATATATCAAGCAAGGTACAGGGGGTAAGATCATCAATCTTGCCTCAATGCTCTCCTTTCTTGGGGGATTTAACACGACAGCTTATACAGCCAGTAAACATGCAATTGTTGGTCTGACGCGTGTAATGGCTAGCGAGTGGGGGAGCCTAGGAATTAACGTTAATGCGATTGCTCCTGGTTGGATCAAAACGAATTTATCTGCTGCGTTGGTGGAAGATCAGTACCGTTATAACAGCGTGAAAGCTCGTATACCTCAGGGCTATTGGGGTACACCAGATATGTTTAAAGGTATTGCGGTTCTATTGGCAAGCGATGCAGGAAATTATATCAATGGCGCCACCATCCCTGTGGATGGTGGCTATCTCACAAAATAA
- a CDS encoding IclR family transcriptional regulator codes for MNASRDYTISSVKRALTILKLFDDQHRDLRLSEISQMSGIDKSTVFRFLYTLIEENFLSYDSETRKYSIGTEMYRIGLSKYNTLDVTKFARRHLQRLSDETGMICYIGIRQSDVLVMLGQILPPTVPVWAQLTVLGGGISQLYSTGIGRLLLSQDSDDEIIRYLNHVDLKKYTDTTITDKAALLRLIQDARVNQYSGNFGENESHIYSLCAPVYRMDGKMIVGVSLCGMQDEITGDRHDYYLDRICSAARAISSELGYSGL; via the coding sequence TTGAACGCATCAAGGGACTATACAATTAGCTCCGTTAAGAGGGCGCTGACTATTTTGAAATTGTTCGATGATCAACATCGTGATCTGAGGCTTTCTGAAATAAGTCAAATGTCCGGAATAGATAAAAGTACGGTATTTCGTTTTCTTTATACGCTGATCGAGGAAAACTTCCTTTCCTACGATTCAGAAACACGTAAATACAGTATTGGTACTGAAATGTATCGCATCGGTCTATCCAAGTATAACACACTTGATGTGACAAAATTCGCACGTCGTCACCTACAACGCCTTTCGGACGAAACGGGTATGATTTGTTATATAGGTATTCGGCAGAGTGATGTTTTGGTCATGCTTGGACAGATTCTTCCGCCCACTGTTCCAGTATGGGCGCAACTCACTGTTTTAGGCGGAGGAATTAGCCAGTTATATTCAACAGGAATCGGTCGGTTACTTCTTTCGCAAGATAGCGATGATGAGATTATACGGTATCTGAATCATGTTGATCTAAAGAAGTACACAGATACTACTATCACTGACAAAGCGGCATTACTTCGACTTATTCAAGATGCAAGAGTCAATCAGTACTCCGGAAATTTCGGTGAAAATGAATCACACATTTATAGTTTGTGCGCGCCTGTTTATCGAATGGACGGCAAGATGATTGTGGGCGTTAGTCTCTGCGGTATGCAAGACGAGATTACTGGCGATCGGCACGACTATTATCTTGATCGTATTTGTAGTGCAGCGCGAGCAATCTCAAGCGAGCTAGGTTATTCTGGCTTGTAA
- a CDS encoding 2-dehydro-3-deoxygalactonokinase produces the protein MFAVIDCGTTMTRIYIIRDKKIIASDRKKIGVRDTSITGSRDALRNGVAELFFRTLKNNNIPDESIEFVIASGMITSEIGLIEIPHLVAPVGIHQLSAGIVKVMDSKVLPIGRPIYFIPGIRNDYPIPAKAQNLRQVDFMRGEEVQCIGIMNTHKLPYPCNLVALSSHTKIMHINEFGQISASITTISGQFFEALLNSTSIGKSLIETQNEVAGEYSYNALVSVATDCVRNAGLGRTCMMPRFLQVLMQSNSKERRTFIDAAIAADDLSAFHEMHEQGHHASYYLLYGHKSRCEMYTYMLKKEFGNTLTVENIYDKNELDQLTVTGSIAIALEKIEQETKY, from the coding sequence ATGTTCGCTGTCATTGATTGTGGGACAACTATGACTCGTATCTACATCATTCGTGACAAGAAGATTATCGCTTCTGACCGCAAAAAGATTGGTGTGCGTGATACATCTATCACTGGGAGTCGAGATGCTTTGAGAAATGGAGTTGCTGAACTATTCTTTAGAACTCTTAAAAATAATAATATACCTGATGAATCAATAGAATTTGTCATTGCCTCTGGCATGATCACTTCAGAAATTGGTTTGATTGAGATTCCACACTTGGTTGCTCCGGTGGGTATCCACCAACTCAGTGCTGGTATTGTAAAAGTCATGGATTCAAAAGTGCTTCCAATTGGTAGGCCAATCTATTTTATTCCTGGTATTCGCAATGATTATCCTATTCCAGCTAAAGCACAAAACCTCCGTCAGGTGGATTTTATGCGCGGCGAGGAAGTCCAATGTATAGGAATCATGAACACGCACAAGCTTCCCTACCCCTGCAATTTAGTTGCACTTTCTTCTCACACAAAAATTATGCACATCAATGAGTTTGGGCAAATCTCCGCTAGTATCACTACCATCAGTGGACAATTTTTCGAAGCACTTTTGAATTCTACCAGCATTGGTAAGAGTCTCATTGAGACACAGAATGAGGTAGCTGGAGAATATTCTTATAATGCCCTTGTGAGTGTCGCTACAGATTGTGTTCGTAATGCAGGTTTGGGACGAACCTGTATGATGCCACGGTTTCTTCAGGTTTTGATGCAGTCTAACAGTAAAGAACGCAGGACTTTCATTGATGCTGCCATTGCAGCAGATGACCTAAGTGCATTTCACGAGATGCATGAGCAAGGGCATCATGCATCTTATTATCTTCTTTACGGTCATAAATCTCGCTGTGAGATGTACACCTATATGTTAAAAAAAGAATTCGGAAATACTCTTACTGTTGAGAATATTTATGATAAGAACGAGTTGGATCAGCTCACTGTCACTGGTTCGATTGCAATAGCTCTAGAGAAAATCGAACAAGAAACAAAGTATTGA
- a CDS encoding C-terminal binding protein produces MYKKKVIITDYYYENIDQEHQIMAELGADLHGFHCKTEDEVIAVASDCDALICQFAPITRRVIESLKHCKVIVRYAIGVDNIDIYAAEERGIYVCNVPDYSIDEVSNMAIALLLDCAKKLTYLAGQVKQGNCSYTVVKPLFRMEGKTLGLVGFGRIPRLISKKMSGFGLDIITYDPMVNEQAAFDLCVTPVSFDELLQRSDYISVHCPLMDSTRHMFNKKTFLRMKPTACFINTARGGIVKEEDLVWALSEHKIAMAGIDVTEAEPISVNHPLLHMDNAIVTPHVAWYSEEAVRSLQRKAAEEVARVLRCEMPLNSVNFPKK; encoded by the coding sequence ATGTACAAAAAGAAAGTTATTATCACAGATTATTACTACGAAAATATTGATCAAGAGCATCAAATCATGGCAGAGCTTGGTGCCGATCTTCACGGTTTTCATTGCAAAACTGAAGATGAAGTCATTGCTGTCGCGTCAGATTGTGATGCTTTGATCTGCCAGTTTGCCCCTATCACACGCCGTGTAATTGAATCACTTAAACATTGTAAGGTTATCGTGCGCTATGCTATTGGTGTCGACAACATTGACATCTATGCTGCGGAGGAACGCGGCATCTACGTGTGCAATGTACCTGATTATAGCATTGATGAGGTCTCAAATATGGCAATTGCCCTGTTGTTGGATTGTGCTAAAAAGCTCACTTATTTAGCTGGGCAGGTTAAGCAGGGAAATTGTAGCTACACAGTCGTTAAGCCATTGTTCCGCATGGAGGGAAAAACGCTTGGCTTGGTCGGCTTTGGCCGTATTCCTCGTTTGATTTCAAAGAAGATGTCTGGTTTTGGATTGGACATTATTACCTATGATCCCATGGTCAATGAGCAGGCCGCATTTGATCTCTGTGTAACGCCTGTTTCTTTTGATGAATTACTCCAGCGTAGTGATTACATCTCCGTTCATTGCCCTCTGATGGACTCCACCCGCCATATGTTCAATAAAAAAACTTTCTTAAGGATGAAACCTACTGCCTGTTTTATCAATACGGCTCGTGGGGGAATTGTAAAAGAAGAAGATCTAGTCTGGGCACTTAGTGAGCACAAGATTGCCATGGCGGGGATCGATGTTACGGAAGCTGAACCTATTTCGGTTAACCATCCGTTGCTCCATATGGACAATGCAATTGTTACCCCACATGTTGCCTGGTATTCCGAAGAGGCAGTCAGGAGTTTGCAGCGAAAGGCTGCTGAGGAAGTTGCGCGCGTTCTGCGCTGTGAGATGCCACTTAATTCGGTTAATTTTCCGAAGAAATGA